The following are encoded in a window of Salmo trutta chromosome 27, fSalTru1.1, whole genome shotgun sequence genomic DNA:
- the LOC115164904 gene encoding cytochrome c oxidase subunit 7C, mitochondrial, with protein MLGQAVRRFTTSAVRSSHYAEGPGQNLPFSVQNKWRLLGMMVVFFGSGFAFPFVVVRHQLLKK; from the exons ATGCTGGGACAGGCTGTACGACGATTCACAACCTCCGCTGTTCGGTCCTCGCATTACGCTGAGGGACCAGGACAG AACCTGCCATTCTCAGTGCAGAATAAGTGGCGTCTGTTGGGCATGATGGTGGTGTTCTTCGGCAGTGGCTTCGCCTTCCCCTTCGTCGTCGTCAGACACCAACTCCTGAAGAAGTGA